In the genome of Acidaminococcales bacterium, one region contains:
- a CDS encoding iron ABC transporter permease has product MSAIKQKSNFGAAQAILFVSIAILVIVVAVPVLLIFFNAFWVDGRFNLGDVVKIIMEPETYQALVNSLIIASGTTVGSTAVGSFFAWLVTRTDLPYKTFMKSMFLVPFMLPSFIGALAWKMLLSPNAGFINRFFMEKFGFDGPIFNIYSYLGIVLVEIMYLFPFVFIQVCGALERMDPTLEESARISGAGLFTITRKITIPLVMPSILSGALLIMLYSMAHFGTVAVLGIENGIFNIPTLIYQRIHQSAGSFDSIRTGTVLASVLVMSAALIIWLQGKILSKGHYQIIGGKSFRPMELKLRALRLPLLVFCVAYIGFTIVLPTVVIFLVGGLKTYGLPFTWENLSLDNYKFILFDYKVTKDAIQNSIALGLGSAVITMFAGVMISYVIVKMKVRGKGLLEFLGMLPFSVPGSVIALGVILAWSGRYGINLYNTVWIILVAYIARYMAFSLRANSAALEQVHDSLVEASRACGATMWQALKDIVLPLVRPGMLAAFFLIFLPSLRELTVSIMLYAPTTRTIGVAIYTLNEDGETVVSAALAGIALILIILGETLINRFIRKAGA; this is encoded by the coding sequence GTGAGCGCCATCAAACAAAAAAGCAACTTCGGCGCGGCGCAGGCCATCCTTTTTGTTTCCATAGCCATTTTGGTCATCGTGGTGGCCGTTCCCGTCCTTTTGATTTTTTTCAACGCTTTTTGGGTCGACGGGCGGTTCAATTTAGGCGACGTGGTCAAAATCATCATGGAGCCGGAAACTTACCAGGCGCTCGTCAACTCCCTTATCATCGCCAGCGGCACTACCGTGGGCAGCACTGCCGTCGGGTCTTTTTTCGCCTGGCTGGTAACCCGCACGGATCTTCCTTACAAAACCTTCATGAAGTCCATGTTCCTGGTGCCTTTCATGCTCCCTTCCTTTATCGGCGCGCTCGCCTGGAAGATGCTGCTCTCGCCCAACGCCGGGTTCATCAACCGTTTCTTCATGGAAAAATTTGGCTTTGACGGCCCGATTTTCAATATTTACAGCTATCTCGGCATAGTGCTGGTGGAGATAATGTATTTGTTCCCCTTTGTGTTCATTCAGGTCTGCGGGGCCTTGGAACGCATGGATCCTACTTTGGAGGAGTCGGCCCGCATTTCCGGCGCCGGGCTTTTCACCATCACCCGGAAGATAACCATACCGCTGGTAATGCCCAGCATACTCTCGGGGGCGCTGCTCATCATGCTTTATTCCATGGCGCACTTTGGCACGGTGGCCGTGCTGGGCATAGAAAACGGCATTTTCAACATTCCGACGCTCATCTACCAGCGCATACACCAAAGCGCCGGCAGTTTTGACTCCATCCGCACGGGCACGGTGCTGGCCAGCGTGCTGGTCATGTCGGCCGCCCTGATAATATGGCTGCAAGGCAAGATTTTAAGCAAGGGGCATTACCAGATCATCGGCGGCAAGAGCTTTCGCCCGATGGAACTTAAACTGCGCGCCCTGCGGCTGCCGCTCCTTGTCTTTTGCGTAGCCTACATCGGCTTTACCATCGTCTTGCCCACGGTCGTCATCTTCCTGGTCGGCGGCCTGAAAACTTACGGCCTGCCGTTTACTTGGGAAAATCTTTCCCTCGACAACTATAAATTCATCCTGTTCGATTACAAGGTGACCAAAGACGCCATCCAAAACAGCATCGCCCTGGGCCTTGGCTCCGCCGTCATCACCATGTTCGCCGGCGTGATGATCTCTTACGTCATAGTCAAGATGAAGGTGCGCGGCAAAGGCTTGCTGGAATTTTTAGGGATGCTGCCCTTTTCCGTCCCCGGCTCGGTCATCGCCTTGGGCGTGATTTTGGCCTGGAGCGGCAGGTACGGGATAAACCTCTACAACACGGTCTGGATCATCTTGGTCGCCTATATCGCCCGTTACATGGCCTTTTCTTTAAGGGCCAACTCCGCGGCCCTGGAACAGGTGCACGATTCTTTGGTGGAGGCCTCCCGCGCCTGCGGCGCCACCATGTGGCAGGCCCTTAAAGATATTGTGCTGCCGCTGGTGCGGCCGGGCATGCTGGCGGCTTTCTTTTTGATCTTTCTCCCGTCGCTGCGGGAACTTACCGTGTCCATCATGCTGTACGCGCCTACCACCCGCACCATCGGCGTGGCTATCTATACTTTGAACGAGGACGGGGAAACGGTGGTCTCGGCGGCTTTGGCCGGAATCGCCCTTATCCTCATTATCTTGGGGGAGACGCTGATCAACCGTTTCATCAGGAAGGCAGGCGCATAA
- a CDS encoding PLP-dependent aminotransferase family protein has translation MAVRTARRMDKLGRSEIREILKLTMQPDVINFAGGLPAPELFPIEEIKGVTQDLLSRHGRQVLQYSTTEGFYPFREIIAARMNDNFHTKLAGDDIAIVTGSQQALDLAGKIFIDEGDAVLLESPSYLGAINAFKPYGPRFVEVAMDGDGMIPEELERAIRTAGRAKLLYMTPDFQNPTGRTLSLERRKHIIEIINKYNLPLIEDNPYGELRFEGERLPALKSLDSKGLVIYNGTFSKIFSPGLRVGWVAAAHDLLELFVTAKQSGDLHTSEFNQRIIYEYLLKHDIGEHIKRLAALYKSRLAAIIKSMEEEFPPGVVFTRPAGGLFLWVVLPEGADAGELLRKCLKEKVAFVPGSAFYPNGGQKNTLRLNFSNMPEDRIREGIKRMAAVFRKAAKA, from the coding sequence ATGGCAGTTAGAACCGCGCGGCGCATGGATAAACTCGGCCGTTCGGAGATCCGCGAAATATTGAAGCTGACCATGCAGCCGGATGTCATAAACTTTGCCGGCGGGCTGCCCGCGCCGGAACTTTTTCCCATTGAGGAAATAAAGGGCGTAACGCAAGATCTTTTAAGCCGGCACGGGCGGCAGGTGCTGCAATATTCCACCACGGAGGGATTTTATCCTTTTCGCGAAATCATCGCCGCCCGCATGAACGACAATTTTCATACAAAGCTCGCAGGCGACGACATTGCTATCGTTACCGGCTCGCAGCAGGCGCTGGATTTGGCCGGCAAAATATTCATTGACGAAGGCGACGCGGTACTGCTGGAGAGCCCGTCTTACTTAGGCGCGATTAACGCCTTTAAGCCTTACGGTCCGCGCTTTGTGGAAGTGGCCATGGACGGGGACGGCATGATCCCGGAAGAGCTGGAAAGGGCGATCCGGACGGCCGGGCGGGCGAAACTGCTCTATATGACGCCTGATTTTCAAAATCCCACCGGGCGCACTTTGTCCTTGGAGAGACGCAAACATATTATTGAAATAATAAACAAATACAATTTGCCTTTGATCGAAGACAACCCTTACGGCGAACTGCGTTTTGAGGGCGAGCGGCTGCCCGCGCTCAAGTCGTTGGACAGCAAAGGGCTTGTCATCTATAACGGGACCTTTTCCAAGATTTTTTCGCCGGGGCTTAGGGTGGGCTGGGTAGCGGCCGCCCATGATTTGCTGGAGCTTTTCGTCACGGCGAAGCAGTCGGGCGACCTGCACACAAGCGAGTTCAATCAGCGCATCATCTATGAATACTTGCTGAAACATGACATCGGGGAGCATATAAAACGCCTTGCCGCTTTGTACAAAAGCCGCCTTGCCGCCATAATTAAAAGCATGGAAGAAGAATTTCCGCCGGGGGTTGTCTTCACCCGGCCGGCCGGCGGGCTGTTTTTGTGGGTTGTCCTGCCCGAAGGGGCCGACGCCGGCGAGCTTTTGCGCAAATGCCTTAAAGAGAAAGTCGCTTTTGTGCCCGGTTCTGCCTTTTATCCGAACGGAGGGCAAAAAAACACCTTGCGGCTCAACTTTTCCAACATGCCGGAGGACAGGATACGGGAAGGGATAAAAAGGATGGCTGCGGTTTTCCGAAAGGCTGCAAAGGCGTAA
- a CDS encoding ABC transporter ATP-binding protein produces MSHIRLLNVTKKFGEVTAVNALNLEIAKGECFSMLGPSGCGKTTTLRMTAGFEDLTEGEIYVGGRLISSPARNYYLPPEKRDFGMVFQAFAVWPHLSVYENVAFPMRVRNLPAAEVERRTKDALTSTNLLDVAQTSPSDLSGGGKQRVALARALAINPDAMLLDEPLSSLDPHLREEMRFEIKDLQRKYGFSIIYVTHDQAEAMALSDRILVMKLGVAQQVDTPLNVYNKPANKFVFSFIGLSNFLDVAMDGGRAFVPGLEGPLPETLLAPAALRGQAKISLASRPSEIDFAGEGEADALRGVVSRKSFLGEIIDYQIRIGGQDVRVQKGRRTPGPPEGGACALRFLRPFWYAGEE; encoded by the coding sequence ATGTCGCACATACGATTGTTGAACGTTACCAAAAAATTCGGCGAAGTTACCGCCGTCAACGCGCTTAACTTAGAAATCGCCAAAGGGGAGTGCTTCTCCATGTTAGGGCCGTCCGGCTGCGGCAAAACCACTACTTTGCGCATGACGGCGGGCTTCGAGGATCTGACGGAAGGGGAGATATATGTCGGCGGGCGGCTCATCTCGTCGCCGGCGCGCAACTACTACCTGCCGCCGGAAAAACGCGACTTCGGCATGGTTTTTCAGGCTTTCGCCGTCTGGCCGCATCTTAGCGTCTATGAAAACGTCGCTTTCCCCATGCGCGTGCGCAACTTGCCCGCGGCGGAAGTCGAGCGGCGGACCAAAGACGCCTTGACCTCCACCAACCTTTTGGACGTGGCGCAAACCAGCCCTTCCGACCTGTCGGGCGGCGGAAAACAAAGGGTCGCCCTGGCCAGGGCCTTGGCGATAAACCCTGACGCCATGCTCCTTGACGAGCCTCTTTCCAGCCTGGATCCGCATCTTAGGGAAGAGATGCGGTTTGAGATCAAAGATTTGCAGAGAAAATACGGCTTTTCCATCATTTACGTAACCCACGACCAGGCCGAAGCCATGGCCCTCTCCGACCGCATCCTGGTAATGAAACTCGGCGTGGCGCAGCAGGTAGACACCCCGCTCAACGTCTACAACAAGCCGGCCAACAAATTTGTCTTTAGTTTTATCGGCCTTTCCAACTTCCTTGACGTTGCCATGGACGGCGGGCGGGCCTTCGTCCCCGGCCTGGAGGGGCCTTTGCCGGAAACTTTGCTTGCCCCCGCCGCCTTGCGGGGGCAAGCGAAAATCTCCCTGGCCAGCCGCCCCTCGGAGATAGACTTTGCCGGGGAAGGCGAGGCGGACGCGCTGCGCGGCGTAGTCAGCCGCAAGTCCTTCTTGGGCGAAATCATCGACTATCAAATCAGGATAGGCGGACAGGACGTGCGCGTCCAGAAAGGGCGGCGGACGCCCGGGCCGCCGGAAGGCGGCGCCTGCGCTTTGCGCTTTTTGCGCCCGTTCTGGTACGCGGGGGAAGAATAA
- a CDS encoding acetate uptake transporter: MGDSIERKVQIVVADPSAVGLLGLAVVTAVASSQKLGITTGLSFVIPWAIFLGAIAQLYASVYDFNHNNVFGATIFGAFGFFWLGVATSWLIATGALGPELVKQVDGHQIGFAFLAYFVFAVAGTIAAAETNRTLFIDMVFIDLLLLGLAIDSIGGGVHWAHSLAAYAEAATSVVSLYASCATFLNKFYGRKFWPLGAPLGIFKKG, translated from the coding sequence TTGGGCGATTCAATTGAGCGCAAGGTGCAAATAGTGGTGGCCGATCCATCGGCAGTCGGCCTGTTGGGGCTGGCGGTGGTGACGGCAGTCGCTTCGTCGCAAAAACTCGGCATAACCACCGGACTTTCTTTTGTCATTCCCTGGGCGATTTTTCTGGGCGCGATTGCGCAGCTTTACGCATCGGTCTACGATTTTAACCACAACAATGTTTTTGGCGCGACGATATTCGGCGCCTTCGGGTTTTTCTGGCTGGGCGTGGCCACAAGCTGGTTGATAGCTACCGGCGCCCTTGGCCCTGAACTGGTCAAACAGGTGGACGGGCATCAAATCGGGTTCGCCTTCCTCGCTTATTTCGTGTTTGCCGTTGCCGGTACCATTGCTGCCGCCGAAACCAACCGGACTTTATTTATTGATATGGTTTTCATTGACTTGCTGCTCCTTGGCCTTGCCATAGACAGCATCGGCGGCGGCGTCCATTGGGCGCATAGTCTGGCCGCCTACGCGGAAGCCGCCACATCCGTTGTTTCCTTGTACGCCAGTTGCGCCACTTTCCTGAACAAATTTTACGGCCGGAAGTTCTGGCCGCTGGGCGCGCCGCTGGGCATCTTCAAAAAGGGCTGA